In Xiphophorus maculatus strain JP 163 A chromosome 15, X_maculatus-5.0-male, whole genome shotgun sequence, the following are encoded in one genomic region:
- the wisp3 gene encoding WNT1-inducible-signaling pathway protein 3, translated as MLSLLCCSLVLIFAQQPTSDAQRNGQQPAPRGGREPAERRQFCQWPCKCAERKYCAPGVSSVLDGCGCCKSCARQIGERCNERDVCDPHKGMYCDFSADKPRYEVGVCAYMMAVGCDLNGLHYENGETFQPSPLYKCTCIAGAIGCTPAFIQKPAGLLGPAPLMGNRPAGLRNGPNPGKHQQETTYMTAWKKSCLVQTTPWSPCSNTCGLGISVRVNNDNAKCEMRKDRRLCLLRPCEKNLLKSIKVPKGKTCRPKFQAKKAEKLRLSGCTSTKKFRPTYCGVCKDKRCCVPNKSHMIKVNFTCKTGSSVQWKMQWISSCVCQKKCTDPGDMFSDLQLL; from the exons ATGCTATCACTTCTCTGCTGCTCTCTCGTGCTCATCTTTGCTCAGCAG CCCACCAGTGATGCTCAGAGGAACGGGCAACAGCCGGCTCCCAGAGGAGGACGGGAGCCGGCCGAAAGGCGGCAGTTCTGCCAGTGGCCTTGCAAGTGTGCTGAGAGGAAGTACTGTGCCCCGGGAGTGAGCTCCGTCCTTGACGGCTGCGGCTGCTGCAAAAGCTGTGCGCGGCAGATAGGGGAGCGCTGCAATGAGAGGGATGTGTGTGACCCACACAAGGGCATGTACTGTGACTTCTCAGCAGACAAGCCTAGATATGAGGTTGGAGTGTGTGCAT ACATGATGGCGGTTGGCTGCGACCTGAATGGGCTCCACTATGAGAACGGGGAAACCTTCCAGCCCAGCCCCCTCTATAAGTGCACATGCATCGCCGGAGCCATCGGCTGCACGCCTGCTTTCATCCAGAAGCCTGCTGGCCTGCTGGGCCCCGCGCCGCTGATGGGCAACAGACCGGCCGGCCTCCGCAACGGCCCAAACCCCGGCAAACACCAGCAGGAGACCACATACATGACAG CTTGGAAGAAGAGCTGTCTGGTCCAGACGACCCCCTGGAGCCCCTGCTCCAACACCTGCGGACTGGGCATCTCCGTCCGCGTCAACAACGACAACGCAAAATGTGAGATGAGGAAAGATCGGCGCCTCTGTCTGCTGCGGccttgtgaaaaaaatctgctgaagAGCATCAAG GTGCCAAAGGGGAAGACGTGCAGACCAAAGTTCCAGGCGAAGAAGGCAGAGAAACTGCGCCTGTCGGGCTGCACCAGCACCAAGAAGTTCAGACCCACGTACTGTGGTGTTTGCAAGGATAAACGCTGCTGTGTCCCCAACAAGTCCCACATGATCAAAGTGAACTTCACCTGCAAAACGGGCTCCAGCGTTCAGTGGAAGATGCAATGGATCTCGTCCTGCGTGTGCCAGAAGAAGTGCACGGATCCAGGAGACATGTTTTCTGACCTGCAGTTACTTTAA